From a single Bacteroidota bacterium genomic region:
- a CDS encoding SUMF1/EgtB/PvdO family nonheme iron enzyme has product MVGCGFDDKGELVGVQGRRSWSHIQPFGTIYVPTGSIHIGATEQDVPMAMLAPNKQISVSAFYMDETEITNNEYRQFVATVVDSIMRVKLEFTQEVDDGFGNTYQALDYSKPIDKNTDVSALQDMFYNETESYYRQKQLDIRKIEYKYTYVDLKAAAQLKRQDAYKRSKRDFMKEKVVKIYPDTLVFIRDFTYSYNEPLAQVYFWHPKYDDYPVVGVSWHQARAFCYWRTNHLNSYYNDVEEPTVTEFRLPTEYEWEYAARGGRDQNHYPWGNYYVRNAKGCSLANYKPGRGEYVSDGGHYPIRVNSYFPNDFGLYDMSGNVAEWTSTAYETNTNLFSHDNNPDYQFEVPEDDPDNAETLKRKVIRGGSWKDVAYYLQCGTRTYEYQDSCNSYTGFRCVMSYIGRSNKDKK; this is encoded by the coding sequence TTGGTAGGGTGTGGCTTCGATGATAAAGGAGAGCTGGTTGGCGTTCAAGGACGCAGATCGTGGTCTCATATTCAACCATTCGGTACTATTTATGTACCAACCGGTTCAATACATATTGGAGCAACTGAGCAAGATGTTCCAATGGCAATGCTTGCACCAAATAAACAAATTTCGGTATCAGCTTTCTATATGGATGAAACAGAAATAACAAATAACGAATACCGCCAGTTCGTTGCTACTGTTGTTGATTCAATCATGAGAGTAAAATTAGAATTTACACAAGAAGTTGATGATGGATTTGGTAATACATACCAAGCACTTGACTACTCTAAACCAATAGATAAGAATACAGATGTTAGTGCTTTGCAGGATATGTTTTACAATGAAACAGAGAGCTATTACAGACAAAAACAGTTAGATATTCGTAAAATTGAATATAAATATACTTATGTTGACTTAAAAGCTGCTGCACAGTTAAAACGTCAAGATGCTTATAAACGCTCTAAGCGCGATTTTATGAAAGAAAAGGTAGTTAAAATTTATCCTGATACCTTAGTATTTATTAGAGATTTCACTTATTCTTATAATGAGCCTTTAGCTCAAGTATACTTTTGGCATCCGAAATATGATGATTATCCTGTAGTTGGTGTTAGCTGGCATCAAGCTCGCGCATTCTGTTATTGGAGAACAAATCATTTAAACTCATATTATAATGATGTTGAAGAACCTACAGTTACTGAATTCAGATTGCCTACAGAGTATGAGTGGGAATACGCTGCCCGTGGTGGTAGAGATCAAAATCATTACCCTTGGGGAAATTACTATGTTAGAAATGCTAAAGGTTGTTCTTTAGCTAACTACAAACCAGGTCGTGGCGAGTATGTTTCTGACGGTGGACATTACCCAATTAGAGTAAATTCATACTTCCCTAACGATTTCGGATTGTATGATATGAGTGGAAATGTTGCAGAATGGACAAGTACTGCATATGAAACCAATACCAATTTATTCTCGCACGATAATAATCCTGACTATCAATTTGAGGTTCCTGAGGATGATCCGGATAACGCAGAGACTTTAAAACGTAAAGTAATTCGTGGCGGTTCTTGGAAAGATGTAGCATACTATTTACAGTGTGGTACCAGAACTTATGAATACCAAGACAGCTGTAATTCATATACTGGTTTCCGTTGTGTAATGAGTTACATTGGTCGCTCGAATAAAGATAAAAAATAA
- the metK gene encoding methionine adenosyltransferase, translating into MAYLFTSESVSEGHPDKVADQISDALIDNFLAFDPESKVACETLVTTGQVVLAGEVKSKSYLDVQEIARGVIRKIGYTKSEYMFEANSCGILSAIHEQSADINQGVDRKKKQDQGAGDQGMMFGYATNETDDYMPLALDLAHKILIELAALRRENKAIKYLRPDAKSQVTLEYNDNNEPVRIDAIVLSTQHDDFGPEAKMLAKIKEDIIKILIPRVKTKYKKFAHLFNDKIQYHINPTGKFVIGGPHGDTGLTGRKIIVDTYGGKGAHGGGAFSGKDPSKVDRSAAYATRHIAKNLVAAGVCSEVLVQVSYAIGVKDPMGIYINTYGTSKLKMTDGEIAKAVEKLFDMTPYGIETRLKLRNPIYSETAAYGHMGRKNEIVTKEFKGPDGKMTKFKVELFTWEKLDMVDKIKKAFKIK; encoded by the coding sequence ATGGCATATCTATTCACATCAGAGTCCGTATCAGAAGGACATCCAGACAAAGTAGCCGATCAAATATCTGACGCGCTAATCGATAATTTTTTAGCATTCGATCCTGAATCTAAAGTTGCTTGTGAAACTCTTGTAACAACAGGTCAAGTAGTATTAGCAGGTGAAGTAAAATCAAAATCTTATTTAGATGTTCAAGAAATTGCACGTGGTGTAATTCGTAAAATTGGATATACCAAATCAGAATATATGTTTGAGGCTAACTCTTGCGGTATTCTTTCAGCTATACACGAACAATCAGCTGATATAAACCAAGGTGTTGATAGAAAAAAGAAACAAGACCAAGGTGCAGGTGACCAAGGAATGATGTTTGGATATGCTACAAACGAAACTGATGACTATATGCCATTAGCTTTAGATTTAGCTCATAAAATACTAATTGAATTAGCTGCTTTACGCAGAGAAAATAAAGCAATAAAATATTTACGTCCTGATGCAAAAAGTCAAGTTACTTTAGAGTATAATGACAATAATGAGCCTGTACGTATTGATGCTATCGTATTGTCTACTCAGCATGATGATTTTGGCCCGGAAGCTAAAATGTTGGCTAAAATAAAAGAAGATATTATTAAAATTTTAATTCCTAGAGTTAAAACCAAATACAAAAAATTTGCTCATTTATTCAATGACAAAATCCAATACCATATCAACCCAACAGGTAAGTTTGTTATCGGTGGCCCGCATGGTGATACTGGTTTAACCGGACGTAAAATCATTGTTGATACATACGGTGGTAAAGGTGCACATGGAGGAGGAGCATTTTCAGGTAAAGATCCTTCAAAAGTAGATCGTTCTGCTGCTTATGCAACTCGCCACATAGCTAAAAACTTAGTTGCTGCTGGTGTTTGTTCAGAAGTATTAGTTCAAGTTTCTTATGCAATTGGTGTTAAAGACCCAATGGGTATTTACATTAATACTTACGGTACATCGAAATTAAAAATGACTGATGGCGAAATTGCTAAAGCCGTTGAGAAATTATTTGATATGACTCCATACGGTATAGAAACCCGTTTAAAATTACGTAACCCTATCTATAGCGAAACAGCTGCTTATGGACACATGGGACGTAAAAACGAAATAGTAACTAAAGAATTCAAAGGTCCTGATGGAAAAATGACTAAATTCAAAGTAGAGTTATTTACTTGGGAGAAGTTAGATATGGTTGATAAAATCAAAAAAGCTTTTAAAATAAAATAA
- the gldN gene encoding gliding motility protein GldN, whose product MKKISIILIVLVAALNGYSQGVYDDFIYNRQAVKERKVVPWPYLREADVMSSKRITRMVDVREKQNQVMAWPKNPLSVVFYNAVKTGKLTPYRNDSLTSSMSIEEFLLLGSDTEFVEVAINPEAPEDGTKIDTVVNKFDPAEGLKKFKITEDWIFDKKHSTYYVRIIAIAPMYKLKKAGVDLGEQELCVLRYHSKDLEKESDVRHQLINFEVFNRQNDAARITYEDWFEARMFSSYIIKQSNEQDKYIRERDEFKDNGVAAILEGEKIKQDLFEKEHDMWEY is encoded by the coding sequence ATGAAAAAAATAAGCATTATATTAATCGTTTTAGTAGCTGCTTTAAATGGTTACTCACAAGGTGTTTACGATGATTTTATTTATAATCGTCAAGCCGTGAAAGAAAGAAAAGTAGTGCCTTGGCCTTACTTAAGAGAAGCTGATGTAATGAGTTCTAAACGCATTACACGCATGGTTGATGTTCGTGAAAAACAAAATCAGGTAATGGCTTGGCCTAAAAACCCTTTAAGCGTTGTGTTTTATAATGCTGTTAAAACCGGTAAATTAACTCCTTATAGAAATGATTCTTTGACAAGTTCAATGTCAATTGAAGAGTTTTTACTTTTGGGTTCAGATACTGAGTTTGTTGAAGTAGCTATTAATCCGGAAGCACCAGAGGATGGTACTAAAATTGACACAGTTGTAAATAAATTTGATCCTGCAGAAGGATTGAAGAAATTTAAAATAACTGAAGATTGGATTTTTGATAAAAAGCATAGCACCTATTATGTAAGAATAATTGCTATTGCTCCAATGTACAAGTTGAAAAAAGCAGGTGTTGATTTAGGTGAACAAGAACTTTGTGTGTTAAGATATCATTCTAAAGATTTAGAAAAAGAAAGTGATGTAAGACATCAACTAATAAATTTTGAAGTATTTAACCGACAAAATGATGCAGCTAGGATTACTTATGAAGATTGGTTTGAAGCTAGAATGTTCTCTAGTTATATAATCAAACAATCTAACGAACAAGATAAGTATATTCGTGAAAGAGATGAGTTTAAAGACAATGGTGTTGCAGCTATTTTGGAAGGAGAAAAAATAAAGCAAGATTTATTTGAAAAAGAACACGATATGTGGGAGTATTAA
- a CDS encoding type IX secretion system membrane protein PorP/SprF yields MKIKFTILLLIISLTSIKLQAQQDPQFTQFMNNKLFYNPGFAGSTPEKICANATYRTQWVGYGGGTAFTPDANSGNVKPVGQGNAPTTLNFGIHANLGRVGLGLNVWNDELGFSRTLAPTLSVAYIHPFDNGSKLAGGLGIGFVQKGLDGSKLVAIDPNDPLIPTSNVSGIGVNFDLGLYYTMPQLSIFNDFYFGLSSLHLNTPTATWSWGNQSKTASQDRHYYAMTGANYDLGSSNIVLNPNILYKTDGTKSSADVNVMATYNQTLMGGLSYRTPQEFSILLGYNFPFGLMACYSYDLITSDIISYSQGSHEIGLRYCFGFKTSVKQPPVIFPIKTPRIL; encoded by the coding sequence ATGAAAATAAAATTTACTATATTACTTTTAATTATAAGTTTAACCTCTATTAAACTTCAAGCACAACAAGATCCTCAGTTTACTCAATTTATGAATAATAAGTTGTTTTATAATCCGGGTTTTGCAGGTTCAACGCCAGAAAAAATTTGTGCCAATGCAACCTATAGAACGCAATGGGTTGGGTACGGTGGAGGAACAGCGTTTACACCAGATGCAAATTCTGGAAATGTTAAACCGGTAGGGCAAGGTAATGCGCCAACGACATTAAATTTTGGCATACATGCCAATTTAGGTAGAGTAGGTTTAGGTTTGAATGTTTGGAACGATGAGTTAGGTTTTTCTCGCACGTTAGCTCCAACTTTGAGTGTAGCATATATTCATCCGTTTGATAATGGTTCTAAACTAGCAGGTGGTTTGGGAATTGGTTTTGTGCAAAAAGGATTAGATGGTTCTAAATTAGTGGCCATTGACCCGAATGACCCATTGATTCCTACTTCTAATGTAAGTGGTATTGGTGTTAATTTCGATTTAGGTCTTTACTATACAATGCCTCAGTTAAGCATATTCAACGATTTTTATTTTGGTTTGTCATCATTACATCTTAATACACCAACTGCAACTTGGTCATGGGGTAACCAAAGCAAAACAGCTAGTCAAGATAGACACTATTATGCTATGACAGGAGCTAATTACGATTTAGGTTCTTCAAATATTGTTTTAAATCCAAATATTTTATACAAAACAGATGGAACTAAAAGCAGTGCAGACGTAAATGTAATGGCTACTTATAATCAAACATTGATGGGAGGCTTATCATATAGAACACCGCAAGAGTTCTCTATTTTATTAGGCTATAATTTCCCTTTCGGTTTAATGGCCTGCTATAGTTACGATTTAATTACAAGTGACATTATCAGTTACAGTCAAGGTTCTCATGAAATAGGATTGAGGTATTGCTTCGGTTTTAAAACAAGTGTAAAGCAACCACCAGTAATATTTCCAATTAAAACACCAAGAATTTTATAA
- a CDS encoding 2-phosphosulfolactate phosphatase has product MRKLEVVMSPALLPYYKVAGKSVVVIDILRATSSMCVAFKNGVEKILPVSSPEECRIFKDFDFVIAAEKDAIKVDGFDLGNSPFDFDNYLLDGKSVAMATTNGTKALKYAQEHGAKNIVIGSFLNLTQVCNWIKSVDEDIILLCAGWKDKVNLEDTLFAGAICDNLQHDLTIDCDSALSAKLLYQANKDNLEDLVRMSSHAKRFQLLHLQTDDIKYCLQIDFAPVLPILKGVYLVNNAK; this is encoded by the coding sequence ATGCGAAAATTAGAAGTTGTTATGAGCCCGGCTTTATTGCCTTATTATAAGGTTGCGGGTAAGTCGGTTGTAGTTATAGATATTTTAAGGGCAACAAGTAGTATGTGTGTGGCTTTTAAAAATGGAGTTGAAAAAATTTTACCGGTAAGTAGCCCGGAAGAGTGTAGAATTTTCAAAGATTTTGATTTTGTTATAGCTGCCGAAAAAGATGCCATTAAGGTAGATGGATTTGATTTAGGTAATTCGCCATTTGATTTTGATAATTATTTATTGGATGGAAAAAGTGTTGCAATGGCTACAACAAATGGCACTAAAGCATTAAAATACGCTCAGGAACATGGAGCAAAAAATATTGTTATAGGTTCGTTTTTAAACTTAACGCAGGTATGTAATTGGATTAAGTCAGTTGATGAGGATATTATTTTGCTATGTGCCGGTTGGAAGGATAAAGTTAATTTGGAGGATACATTATTTGCGGGAGCCATTTGTGATAATTTACAACATGACTTAACGATAGATTGTGACAGTGCATTAAGCGCTAAATTACTTTACCAAGCGAATAAGGATAATTTAGAGGATTTGGTACGCATGTCTTCACATGCCAAACGTTTTCAATTATTGCATTTGCAAACGGACGATATAAAATATTGTTTGCAAATTGATTTTGCCCCCGTATTACCAATTTTGAAAGGTGTGTATTTAGTGAATAACGCGAAATAG
- a CDS encoding gliding motility-associated C-terminal domain-containing protein, translated as MKKFTFILFLTLAIKLSYATHIVGGGFDVQWVGGNNFLISLRVLRDCRNSTTDFNKPNIRIGLYNKNNDVLKQYYILNFIGKKNLAFVKPECGGATIECTEEGLYTATVTMSPTEFNNEAGYYLSWERCCRNHIISNINVPGDASTAFYAEIPKAGIRNSTPKYTNNPVTLLCSSYPFSYNFDFTDANSDSLIYTLVDPLNGNLTPGNPNSDQETPFNSEGPYSTIDWLPGFSATTAISGTPALSINRKTGEISVTPNQVGTFVAAIKVEEYRNGVKIGEVRLELQFNVILCAPNPAPLVIATDTIDTVTSRTVFDVEVPNNICFDIKSSDDDSLYMTVASPYFSSSIISQPTVKKSINGYKSIVNRFCWQTSCELNNTKTVSFFIEVKDNGCPIPQTVKKEIVIRITPMRITPPPNFTCLGLLNNVTQLNWTDTNTKTYNLLKSYRIYRGVHDSGYQLIGEVGKISTQFIDNNTPNNRSIDYTYKIKSVNLCDSEGVATPLVSTINSIPKILPNDSLQAAAVSDTIEFDVNKHKCISLKAKDVGDSIVMRISSPLYARKDVGAYPSVDTLVYGFDSIDNQFCYTPTCEAGKLGYIPFDISVTNLSCPIGNIGTKRIWIKLVGMPPVVAPSLLCMTLSKNNETTVYYGDTSPAENFSYFVVYRGIDFANYAVIDTIAKQAVRYFVDKNSPNNKTVNYCYFIVGVNKCGLIGQSSDTMSTFSEIEYIPQLQRLFTVTVDTSENIRISWRPSKEKDFAKYFLYKSTDNAKSFVAIDTLEEVTDTFYVDQNVDVNKQSYCYHLVMYDTCDNIGPKGKVACSILLQGKSSYLKHNLDWNEYTGWVGGVENYQINRQFLSSTFESLIKINPHSYSDKDFNYDEGAYNYYIVAKESIADGTDEMLAQSRSNEIFLFQQPNVYAPNAFSMNGDGLNDAFGVSYSFVKTYHLKIYNRWGQLVFESENKKQFWDGKLDGLPAQADVYFYSIDYTSYDDISYSKKGNVSLLR; from the coding sequence TTGAAGAAATTTACATTTATATTATTTTTAACTTTAGCCATTAAATTATCATACGCCACCCATATTGTTGGTGGTGGGTTTGATGTACAGTGGGTTGGAGGGAATAATTTCTTAATTAGTCTTCGTGTATTACGTGACTGCAGGAACAGTACAACTGATTTTAATAAACCCAATATAAGAATAGGTTTATATAACAAAAACAACGATGTACTCAAGCAGTATTATATCTTAAATTTTATTGGTAAAAAGAATTTAGCTTTTGTAAAACCTGAATGTGGTGGTGCTACTATTGAGTGTACTGAAGAAGGACTTTATACTGCAACTGTTACTATGAGTCCAACTGAATTTAACAATGAAGCGGGTTATTATTTAAGTTGGGAACGCTGTTGTAGAAATCATATTATTTCAAATATTAATGTTCCCGGTGATGCGAGTACTGCCTTTTATGCCGAAATTCCCAAAGCAGGTATACGTAACTCGACTCCTAAGTACACTAACAATCCGGTAACATTATTATGTTCAAGTTATCCGTTTAGTTATAATTTTGATTTTACCGATGCTAACTCGGATAGTTTAATTTATACTTTGGTTGATCCATTAAATGGAAATTTAACACCAGGTAACCCAAATTCAGATCAAGAAACTCCTTTTAATTCAGAGGGGCCATATAGTACTATTGATTGGTTACCCGGTTTTTCGGCTACTACTGCCATTTCGGGTACTCCTGCGTTATCAATAAATAGAAAGACAGGAGAAATATCGGTTACGCCTAATCAGGTTGGCACTTTTGTAGCCGCTATTAAAGTGGAAGAATATAGAAATGGGGTAAAAATAGGAGAAGTGAGATTGGAGCTTCAGTTTAATGTTATTTTATGTGCACCTAATCCGGCTCCATTGGTTATAGCAACTGATACAATAGATACGGTTACTTCGCGAACTGTTTTTGATGTGGAGGTTCCTAATAATATTTGTTTTGATATTAAATCAAGCGATGATGACTCTTTGTATATGACGGTAGCTTCACCTTATTTTTCTTCTAGTATTATTAGCCAGCCAACAGTTAAAAAAAGTATTAATGGTTATAAGAGTATTGTAAATAGATTTTGTTGGCAAACAAGTTGCGAATTGAATAATACAAAGACGGTAAGTTTTTTTATTGAAGTAAAGGATAATGGATGTCCTATTCCTCAAACGGTAAAAAAAGAAATAGTAATAAGAATAACACCAATGCGCATTACGCCTCCACCTAATTTTACCTGTTTAGGGCTTTTAAATAATGTAACACAATTAAACTGGACTGATACGAATACCAAAACCTATAATTTGCTTAAAAGCTATAGAATTTACAGGGGAGTTCATGATTCAGGATATCAGTTGATAGGAGAGGTTGGTAAAATATCCACACAGTTTATTGATAACAATACACCTAATAATAGAAGCATAGATTACACTTATAAAATAAAAAGTGTTAATTTATGTGATTCGGAAGGTGTGGCAACTCCTTTAGTTAGTACTATTAACAGTATTCCTAAAATATTACCAAATGACAGTTTACAAGCTGCTGCTGTTTCTGATACTATTGAGTTTGACGTTAATAAACATAAATGCATTTCTTTGAAAGCAAAGGATGTTGGTGATTCTATTGTGATGAGGATTAGCTCACCTCTTTATGCCAGAAAAGACGTTGGGGCTTACCCTTCGGTTGATACGTTGGTTTATGGTTTTGATAGTATTGACAATCAATTTTGTTATACGCCAACTTGTGAGGCTGGTAAATTGGGTTATATACCTTTTGATATTAGTGTTACTAATTTGAGTTGTCCGATTGGTAATATTGGAACTAAAAGAATCTGGATAAAGCTGGTTGGTATGCCCCCGGTTGTAGCACCTTCTTTGTTATGTATGACATTGAGTAAAAACAATGAAACCACAGTATATTATGGCGATACTTCACCAGCAGAAAACTTTAGTTATTTCGTAGTTTACAGGGGTATTGATTTTGCGAATTATGCAGTAATAGATACGATAGCTAAACAAGCAGTTCGTTATTTCGTTGATAAGAATTCGCCAAATAACAAAACAGTTAATTATTGTTATTTTATAGTAGGAGTAAATAAGTGTGGTTTAATTGGTCAAAGCAGTGATACCATGTCAACCTTTAGTGAAATTGAGTATATACCACAACTACAAAGATTGTTCACCGTGACGGTTGATACATCAGAAAATATCAGGATTAGCTGGAGACCAAGTAAGGAAAAAGATTTTGCTAAATACTTTTTATATAAATCGACTGATAATGCCAAGAGCTTTGTTGCAATAGATACTTTAGAAGAAGTAACGGATACTTTTTATGTTGACCAAAATGTAGATGTAAACAAGCAATCATACTGTTACCATTTGGTGATGTATGATACCTGCGATAATATTGGCCCTAAAGGTAAAGTGGCTTGTTCTATATTGTTACAAGGTAAATCTTCTTATTTAAAACATAATCTTGACTGGAACGAATATACGGGCTGGGTAGGTGGTGTAGAAAATTATCAAATAAACAGGCAATTCTTATCGTCAACATTTGAATCATTGATTAAGATTAATCCTCATTCGTATTCCGATAAGGATTTTAATTATGATGAAGGTGCTTATAATTACTATATAGTTGCCAAAGAAAGTATTGCAGACGGTACTGATGAAATGTTGGCCCAAAGCCGTTCGAATGAAATATTTTTATTTCAACAACCCAACGTATATGCACCCAATGCCTTTTCAATGAATGGAGATGGGTTGAATGATGCATTTGGTGTTTCTTATTCGTTTGTGAAAACATATCATTTAAAAATATACAATAGATGGGGGCAGCTTGTTTTTGAATCAGAGAATAAAAAACAATTTTGGGATGGTAAGTTAGATGGTTTACCCGCACAGGCTGATGTGTATTTTTATAGCATTGATTATACTAGTTATGATGATATTAGTTACTCTAAAAAGGGTAATGTATCGCTACTTAGATAA
- the gldL gene encoding gliding motility protein GldL, which produces MANSFLESKGFKSFMGKAYGIGAAVVIVGALFKITHWKGADEMLIVGLLTEAGIFLVSAFEKPHQEPDWTLVYPELAGLDPKDNKKAPKSGAGVTQQLDKMLEDAKIGPDLINSLGTGFRALNDNVSGLKDLSSAAAATESYSKNVKQAAESLTGINTSYSKAVEAMNGLVSASEGSKEYGAQIERMTKNLASLNSVYELEITESNNHLKSINEFVGGLSKTVNTLNDTNKQAETFKVEMEKLSKNLSSLNNVYGNMLSAMSVKG; this is translated from the coding sequence ATGGCTAACAGTTTCTTAGAAAGTAAAGGATTTAAGTCGTTCATGGGAAAGGCTTACGGTATTGGAGCAGCAGTTGTAATCGTAGGAGCATTATTTAAGATTACGCACTGGAAGGGTGCTGATGAGATGCTTATCGTGGGATTATTAACTGAAGCAGGTATTTTCTTAGTTTCAGCGTTTGAGAAGCCTCATCAAGAACCAGATTGGACTTTGGTTTACCCTGAGTTAGCGGGTTTAGACCCTAAAGATAATAAAAAAGCTCCTAAATCAGGCGCTGGTGTTACTCAACAATTAGATAAAATGTTGGAAGACGCTAAAATTGGTCCGGATTTAATTAATAGTTTAGGAACTGGTTTCCGTGCATTAAATGATAACGTATCAGGATTAAAAGATTTATCAAGTGCTGCTGCTGCAACTGAGTCTTATAGCAAAAATGTTAAACAAGCAGCTGAGTCATTAACAGGAATCAATACTTCATATTCTAAAGCTGTTGAAGCTATGAATGGTTTAGTTTCTGCTTCAGAAGGTTCTAAAGAGTATGGTGCTCAAATAGAAAGAATGACTAAAAATTTAGCGTCTTTAAATTCAGTATATGAATTAGAGATTACTGAATCAAACAATCATTTAAAATCAATTAATGAATTCGTTGGTGGTTTATCAAAAACTGTAAACACATTAAACGATACAAACAAACAAGCTGAAACTTTCAAAGTTGAAATGGAAAAATTGTCTAAAAACTTATCATCATTGAATAATGTTTATGGCAATATGTTATCAGCTATGAGCGTTAAAGGATAA
- the gldM gene encoding gliding motility protein GldM, which produces MAGGNVSPRQKMINMMYLVLTALLALNVSAEILKAFHLVEVSMEKAGVNIESKNKSILASIDKYVSNNKADEKGLTAQTNAKKVDKIATDAIKYVSDLKNLLITNAGGRKEGKPDGEIVDAPNMEKHANYLIVQKKGEELRNKINEWRTKMLEVLPPEQRSNVKSDLITETPKNSSHTWESELFEHSPLAAVATLLTKIENDIKNTEAQVLDELNKGLTVTDFIVDNFTAEVIPENGTYISQGGKYVAKIFLAANSSRQSFELTVNGTPVKVENGVGMYETTASGEGEKKYTAVITQRKLNGEIKTYENKTSYTVVKPLAVVSATKMNVVYRGLENPISVSVPGYSASELNVTSSFGTLSKDAQPGTFKLIIPGSDISTRELTISVSVKTPDGVRKMGEQKYRLKNVPRPTLTLGGIEVSGSTSPGQVKSASYIGTPLKDFVFEGVSYKPISYQLIYSPKSGAPQFESGSGSVISPRMRSVLQNVKTGDKIIVTGVKAMGPQGAVPIPSALVVEVR; this is translated from the coding sequence ATGGCAGGAGGAAATGTATCCCCAAGGCAGAAGATGATTAACATGATGTACTTGGTGTTAACAGCACTATTGGCACTGAATGTATCAGCCGAAATATTAAAAGCGTTCCACTTAGTTGAAGTAAGTATGGAAAAGGCTGGAGTTAATATTGAAAGTAAAAATAAATCAATATTAGCTTCAATTGATAAATATGTTAGCAATAATAAGGCAGACGAAAAAGGTTTAACAGCTCAAACTAATGCAAAAAAAGTTGATAAAATAGCAACTGATGCCATTAAATACGTATCAGACCTGAAGAATTTATTAATAACGAATGCTGGTGGACGTAAAGAAGGAAAACCTGATGGCGAAATTGTAGATGCCCCAAATATGGAAAAGCATGCTAACTATTTAATCGTTCAAAAAAAGGGAGAAGAGTTAAGAAATAAAATTAACGAGTGGAGAACTAAAATGTTAGAAGTTCTGCCTCCAGAGCAAAGAAGTAATGTAAAAAGTGATTTAATTACAGAAACTCCTAAAAACTCATCTCATACATGGGAATCTGAGTTATTTGAACATTCTCCTCTTGCAGCAGTGGCTACATTACTGACTAAAATTGAGAATGATATTAAAAATACAGAAGCTCAAGTTTTGGATGAGTTAAATAAAGGCTTGACAGTTACTGATTTTATAGTTGATAATTTTACTGCAGAGGTAATACCCGAAAATGGAACATATATTTCCCAAGGCGGTAAATATGTTGCAAAAATATTTTTGGCAGCTAATAGTTCTCGCCAATCTTTTGAATTAACAGTAAACGGTACCCCTGTTAAAGTAGAAAATGGTGTGGGTATGTATGAAACAACTGCATCTGGTGAAGGGGAGAAAAAATATACAGCAGTAATTACCCAAAGAAAATTAAATGGTGAGATTAAGACGTATGAAAATAAAACAAGCTATACAGTTGTAAAACCTTTAGCGGTGGTATCTGCAACTAAAATGAATGTTGTGTATCGTGGTCTTGAAAACCCCATTTCGGTTTCAGTACCAGGTTATTCAGCTTCTGAGTTAAACGTTACTTCTAGTTTTGGTACGCTTTCAAAAGATGCTCAACCGGGAACATTTAAATTAATTATCCCTGGTAGTGATATTTCTACTAGAGAATTAACAATTAGTGTTTCTGTAAAAACACCTGATGGCGTTAGAAAAATGGGTGAGCAAAAATATCGCTTAAAAAATGTTCCTCGCCCTACTTTAACTTTGGGTGGAATTGAAGTGTCTGGTTCTACTTCACCTGGTCAGGTTAAGTCGGCATCATACATTGGAACACCGTTAAAAGATTTCGTATTTGAAGGTGTTAGTTACAAACCGATCAGTTACCAATTGATTTACTCTCCAAAATCTGGAGCACCTCAATTTGAGTCTGGAAGTGGTTCAGTAATTTCTCCAAGAATGAGAAGTGTTTTACAAAACGTAAAAACTGGTGATAAAATTATTGTTACTGGTGTAAAAGCAATGGGACCTCAAGGTGCAGTTCCTATTCCATCGGCACTAGTTGTTGAAGTTAGATAG